The following are encoded in a window of Sutcliffiella horikoshii genomic DNA:
- a CDS encoding RNA polymerase sigma factor: protein MQNKDSLLYERIRKKDKTALEELYDRYEKILYSFLLKITNDHDIAEEAMQDVFIKIWQGTGIYDASKGKFRSWLFTIARNKALDIIRKQQRTQSAPIEDVEPFLQSNDSTEKETEWKEEQNVIREAVSTLSDDQKKMVHYMYFKGYTQQKIADLTGIPLGTVKGRIRLALKKLKPLLADRRGSI from the coding sequence ATGCAGAATAAGGACTCTCTTCTGTATGAGCGGATTAGGAAAAAAGATAAAACCGCTCTGGAAGAACTGTACGACAGGTACGAAAAGATCTTGTATTCTTTTTTATTGAAAATAACAAATGACCACGACATTGCCGAAGAAGCGATGCAGGATGTCTTTATTAAAATTTGGCAGGGAACAGGAATCTATGACGCGTCAAAAGGGAAGTTTCGATCATGGCTGTTTACCATCGCCCGTAATAAAGCCTTGGATATTATTCGTAAGCAGCAACGAACACAAAGTGCCCCGATAGAAGATGTTGAACCATTTCTGCAATCTAACGACTCCACCGAAAAAGAGACAGAGTGGAAAGAAGAGCAAAATGTCATCAGAGAGGCGGTCTCCACCTTATCTGATGACCAAAAGAAGATGGTTCATTACATGTATTTTAAAGGCTATACCCAGCAGAAAATAGCGGATTTGACAGGCATACCGCTTGGGACTGTAAAGGGAAGGATACGGCTGGCGCTGAAAAAACTGAAACCGTTGCTTGCAGATAGGAGGGGGAGTATATGA
- a CDS encoding flavodoxin has translation MRIGIFYASMSGNTEAIADSITEKLKSHQHEVVLEDVHNVDNAMELLHYDVTILGMYTWGDGDYPDECLDLVEELEEMNLEGHSFAIFGSGDTSYPEFCGALDHLKELLESRGGSVLVDPLKIEFNPEPEDEEEIIKFVLEVVGKLKKSA, from the coding sequence ATGAGAATAGGAATTTTTTATGCAAGCATGTCCGGTAACACGGAGGCAATTGCGGACAGTATCACAGAAAAACTAAAGAGTCATCAGCACGAGGTTGTATTAGAGGACGTTCATAATGTCGATAATGCAATGGAGCTGTTACACTATGATGTTACCATTTTAGGAATGTATACATGGGGGGATGGTGATTACCCAGATGAATGCTTGGACCTCGTGGAAGAATTGGAAGAAATGAATCTTGAGGGTCATTCCTTTGCAATTTTTGGCTCTGGTGATACATCGTATCCTGAATTCTGTGGTGCTCTTGACCATCTTAAAGAATTGCTTGAAAGCCGTGGGGGAAGTGTATTGGTTGATCCGCTGAAAATAGAGTTCAATCCCGAACCGGAGGATGAAGAAGAGATTATTAAATTTGTCTTAGAAGTGGTTGGGAAACTAAAGAAGTCCGCGTAA
- a CDS encoding GerAB/ArcD/ProY family transporter yields MNVTKISIYQLITLLTLFLLGSSIVLGLNLEAEENAWLINSGAAITGVLLFFFYAYLLKRNGWPEFHKLLEQAFGKFLGKAILMLYSLYFLYIGTRVLKDFVYFITQTFYYNIDHWIIAFVSVCLICYAATLGLEAVARTSELLFIFTFLLIALIVFFSFLSGVMFGENIRPIIDLEILDLSKWIQYITFPYGEMVVFLVLFPFLNDHQKLMKQGWMAVLFSGFILISITEIIIAILGAKVASLYTYPLVKAIEMIEFLGIIQHLELLTAFAFIIVGFVKVSIFFIAGSKGVSYIFPILQEKFIIIILGALMFIGNYVISRDLPEHLFIGLELVPLYLHVPFQFILPLLILIITWIKGIKNKSNGVGY; encoded by the coding sequence ATGAACGTTACCAAGATTTCCATCTATCAGCTAATTACATTGTTAACCCTATTCCTTCTTGGTTCTTCTATTGTGCTTGGACTCAATTTAGAAGCGGAGGAGAACGCCTGGCTCATCAACTCAGGAGCTGCTATAACAGGGGTTCTTCTTTTCTTCTTTTATGCCTACCTATTAAAAAGAAATGGATGGCCGGAGTTTCATAAACTCTTGGAGCAGGCATTCGGGAAGTTTTTAGGAAAAGCCATTTTAATGCTTTACAGCCTCTATTTTCTTTATATTGGTACAAGGGTACTGAAGGACTTCGTGTACTTTATCACTCAAACTTTTTATTACAATATCGATCATTGGATTATTGCTTTTGTCTCCGTCTGCCTAATCTGCTATGCTGCGACTTTAGGACTGGAGGCAGTGGCAAGGACTTCCGAGCTTTTGTTTATTTTTACCTTTCTTCTAATCGCACTGATTGTCTTTTTTTCCTTTTTGTCAGGGGTAATGTTTGGAGAAAATATAAGACCCATCATTGACTTGGAAATCCTTGATTTGAGCAAGTGGATCCAATACATAACTTTCCCTTATGGCGAGATGGTTGTATTTCTTGTTCTATTTCCATTTCTAAACGACCATCAAAAACTAATGAAGCAAGGATGGATGGCTGTCCTTTTCAGCGGATTCATTCTAATTTCCATCACAGAAATCATCATTGCCATCCTTGGAGCAAAGGTAGCTTCACTTTATACATATCCGTTGGTCAAAGCAATTGAAATGATAGAGTTTCTGGGAATCATCCAACACCTTGAGTTATTGACTGCTTTCGCCTTTATCATCGTAGGATTCGTAAAAGTATCTATATTTTTTATCGCAGGATCAAAAGGAGTATCATACATATTTCCCATCCTTCAAGAGAAATTCATTATCATTATTCTGGGGGCTTTGATGTTTATCGGCAACTACGTCATATCCAGAGATCTCCCAGAACATCTCTTTATAGGGCTCGAATTGGTACCTCTTTACCTTCATGTACCATTTCAATTTATCCTTCCTTTACTGATCCTAATTATTACTTGGATTAAAGGAATAAAAAATAAGAGTAATGGGGTGGGGTATTAG
- the ptsG gene encoding glucose-specific PTS transporter subunit IIBC, which yields MFKKSFGLLQRIGKALMLPVALLPAAGILLAFGNAMQNPNLTSRLGFLEADSIVLLAQIMEQAGNIVFANLPLLFAVGVAIGLAGGDGVAGLAAMIGYLIMNVTMSVISGVTADQVGSDPALANVLGIPTLQTGVFGGIIAGVLGAYMYNKFYNIEMPSYLGFFAGKRFVPIVTAASALVLGIVMNFIWPFAQEGLNTFSYFMTESNRTLAAFIFGVIERGLIPFGLHHIFYSPFWFEFGSYTNAAGELVRGDQRIFMEQVKDGAELTAGTFMTGKFPFMMFGLPAAALAIYHCARPENKKFVAGIMGSAALTSFLTGITEPLEFSFLFVAPVLFGIHAVFAGLSFMVMHILDVKIGMTFSGGVIDYILFGILPNATAWWLVIPVGLVFSVIYYFGFRFAIKKFNLMTPGREEKTEEAEAGTGSVDELPFGVLEALGGRENLTNLDACITRLRVSVKDVEQVDKERLKKLGAAGVMQIDRNIQAIFGPRSETIKGQIQDILSGKTPVKQEVAATSETMSADAGAVTTSSSSEFDVVMPMTGKLLPISEVPDKIFSQKMMGDGFAIEPTDGKVVSPVAGKIVNLFPTKHAIGIETADGREVLVHVGIDTVNLKGKGFESLVEQGDTVEQGQALLNVDLRIVSEEATSIITPIIFTNLAAGEAVEIKDGSVRVGEKGRITIS from the coding sequence ATGTTTAAGAAATCATTCGGTTTACTGCAACGTATCGGTAAAGCCCTTATGCTTCCTGTCGCATTGCTTCCGGCAGCAGGGATACTGCTTGCATTCGGTAATGCCATGCAAAACCCGAACTTAACAAGTCGCCTCGGCTTTTTAGAGGCAGATTCAATCGTGCTTCTGGCACAAATCATGGAACAGGCAGGAAACATCGTATTTGCAAACCTGCCATTGCTATTTGCCGTCGGTGTAGCTATAGGGCTTGCTGGAGGAGACGGGGTTGCCGGTCTTGCAGCAATGATCGGTTACTTAATTATGAACGTTACCATGAGTGTTATCAGTGGAGTTACCGCTGATCAGGTCGGAAGTGACCCTGCGCTTGCGAATGTTTTAGGAATTCCGACCCTTCAAACCGGTGTGTTCGGCGGTATCATAGCCGGGGTTCTCGGTGCTTATATGTACAATAAATTTTACAATATTGAAATGCCATCTTATTTAGGATTCTTTGCCGGGAAGCGTTTCGTTCCGATTGTAACAGCAGCTTCCGCACTTGTTCTTGGAATTGTCATGAACTTCATTTGGCCATTCGCGCAAGAGGGATTAAATACATTCTCTTATTTTATGACAGAATCAAACCGTACATTGGCAGCATTTATTTTCGGTGTCATTGAACGTGGACTGATTCCATTTGGCTTGCATCATATTTTCTATTCTCCATTCTGGTTTGAATTTGGTTCTTACACAAACGCGGCGGGAGAATTGGTTCGCGGTGACCAACGTATTTTCATGGAGCAGGTGAAAGACGGTGCCGAACTTACGGCAGGAACGTTCATGACTGGTAAATTCCCATTCATGATGTTCGGTCTTCCAGCTGCAGCGCTAGCAATCTATCACTGCGCACGTCCAGAAAACAAGAAGTTTGTAGCAGGTATCATGGGTTCTGCTGCATTAACATCTTTCTTAACAGGTATCACAGAACCACTTGAGTTCAGTTTCTTATTCGTAGCACCGGTATTATTCGGAATTCACGCAGTGTTTGCAGGACTTTCCTTCATGGTCATGCATATTTTAGATGTAAAAATCGGAATGACATTCTCCGGTGGTGTCATTGACTACATTCTATTTGGTATCCTTCCAAATGCAACAGCATGGTGGTTGGTAATCCCTGTTGGTCTAGTATTCTCGGTTATTTACTACTTCGGGTTCCGCTTTGCAATCAAGAAGTTTAACTTGATGACTCCAGGTCGTGAGGAAAAAACAGAGGAAGCGGAAGCTGGTACTGGTTCCGTTGATGAACTGCCATTCGGAGTACTAGAAGCACTTGGCGGAAGAGAAAACCTTACAAACCTTGACGCTTGTATCACTCGTCTTCGAGTAAGTGTTAAAGACGTTGAACAGGTAGATAAAGAGCGCTTGAAAAAATTAGGTGCAGCAGGCGTTATGCAAATTGACCGCAACATCCAAGCAATTTTCGGACCACGTTCTGAAACGATCAAAGGACAGATTCAAGATATCTTGAGTGGAAAAACGCCAGTGAAGCAAGAAGTGGCGGCAACATCTGAAACTATGTCGGCGGATGCTGGTGCAGTTACTACTTCATCTTCATCAGAGTTTGACGTAGTTATGCCGATGACTGGTAAACTACTACCTATTTCTGAAGTTCCAGATAAGATTTTCTCACAAAAAATGATGGGTGACGGTTTTGCCATTGAACCAACGGATGGAAAAGTGGTTTCACCTGTTGCAGGTAAGATCGTGAACCTGTTCCCGACAAAACATGCAATCGGTATTGAAACGGCTGACGGCCGCGAAGTTCTTGTCCATGTGGGAATCGATACAGTTAACTTAAAAGGAAAAGGTTTTGAAAGTTTAGTAGAACAAGGAGACACAGTGGAGCAAGGACAAGCGTTACTGAACGTAGACCTGCGCATTGTGTCAGAAGAAGCGACATCCATTATCACACCAATCATCTTTACAAACTTGGCTGCTGGAGAAGCAGTTGAGATCAAGGATGGGAGTGTAAGAGTTGGGGAAAAGGGTCGCATAACAATTTCTTAA
- a CDS encoding flavodoxin yields the protein MRIFIGYVSMSGNTEDIANILQDELLAKGCEVVLECLDTVDVEEITTYNGIFIGSYTWGDGDLPYEAEDFYEELNGLKLNSIPAACFGSGDHAYPKFCAAVDTFSQKLKSCGANVYNKTLKVESSPETEEQEMECRQFAHTFYSWIKKMEGNIHYV from the coding sequence ATGCGGATATTTATTGGATATGTAAGTATGTCGGGAAACACAGAAGACATTGCAAATATTTTGCAGGATGAGTTGCTTGCAAAAGGCTGCGAGGTTGTCTTGGAGTGTCTAGATACAGTAGATGTAGAGGAAATCACAACCTATAACGGTATTTTTATTGGTTCCTACACTTGGGGAGATGGCGATCTTCCATATGAGGCGGAGGACTTTTATGAAGAGTTGAATGGATTAAAGTTAAACAGTATTCCTGCAGCATGCTTTGGTTCAGGAGACCACGCATATCCTAAATTTTGTGCGGCAGTGGATACATTTTCTCAGAAACTTAAAAGCTGTGGAGCCAACGTATATAATAAAACATTAAAGGTGGAGTCATCTCCTGAAACAGAGGAACAAGAAATGGAATGTAGACAATTTGCACATACATTCTATTCGTGGATTAAGAAAATGGAAGGAAACATTCATTATGTTTAA
- a CDS encoding DUF2268 domain-containing putative Zn-dependent protease (predicted Zn-dependent protease with a strongly conserved HExxH motif) has translation MRVFLLLCLIVLSGCEMGTEEVTDMKEEELILKNDVIDTFLINGQEFEIYPWYGYYVEYLKEDYSSAEARIDNFHNVVGNPLSNEVLGYDYGYQNNIYLKPPYNRNKLKDYIVKLDERHKKIVEVIKEALTDSTILLSGGNYKIYLAPFNSDVNSEEFLGVTGFAQQNAMVLMLDPDKISDKSIREIVAHEYHHLVYMEISDYNTRTAHLLEKVIMEGKAETFTKILYPDYEVHWIEPLSNDEKDRVWSFMDENKYSVSEEDYSVLNNGSISKELPSWSNYRMGYQIMQEYLEKNPGLPVEEWTVLKAVEIIEELEFESIE, from the coding sequence ATGAGAGTTTTTCTTTTACTATGTCTGATTGTTCTTTCAGGTTGTGAGATGGGTACAGAAGAAGTGACAGATATGAAGGAAGAAGAATTAATTCTGAAAAATGATGTGATTGATACTTTTTTAATCAATGGACAAGAATTTGAAATTTATCCGTGGTATGGATATTATGTTGAGTATTTGAAGGAGGACTATAGCTCAGCTGAAGCTAGGATTGACAATTTTCATAACGTCGTAGGAAACCCTTTGAGTAATGAAGTGCTGGGGTATGATTATGGTTATCAGAATAACATATACTTGAAGCCACCTTATAATAGAAACAAATTAAAAGATTATATTGTAAAATTAGATGAACGTCATAAAAAAATAGTAGAAGTAATTAAAGAAGCTTTGACTGATTCAACTATCCTTCTTTCAGGTGGAAATTATAAAATATATCTGGCTCCGTTTAATTCTGACGTGAATTCTGAAGAGTTCTTAGGAGTTACAGGATTTGCGCAACAAAACGCAATGGTTCTTATGCTAGATCCAGACAAAATATCAGACAAAAGCATTAGAGAAATTGTTGCCCATGAATACCATCACTTAGTGTATATGGAAATCTCTGATTATAACACACGGACGGCTCACCTTTTAGAAAAAGTTATTATGGAAGGAAAAGCAGAAACTTTCACCAAAATTCTTTATCCCGATTACGAAGTTCATTGGATTGAGCCATTAAGTAATGATGAAAAAGACAGAGTCTGGAGCTTCATGGATGAGAATAAATACTCCGTTAGTGAGGAAGATTACAGTGTGCTTAACAATGGCAGCATTTCAAAGGAGCTTCCTAGTTGGTCCAACTATAGAATGGGCTATCAAATTATGCAGGAGTATTTAGAGAAAAATCCTGGTTTACCAGTAGAAGAATGGACTGTTTTAAAAGCGGTAGAGATTATAGAAGAATTAGAATTTGAGAGTATAGAATAA
- a CDS encoding FbpB family small basic protein, with product MRKKLMQQLIEQNKQDILKDKVKMEKILDKIDQARMIKANNE from the coding sequence ATGAGAAAGAAACTGATGCAACAACTAATAGAGCAAAACAAACAAGATATTCTAAAAGATAAAGTGAAAATGGAAAAAATACTGGATAAGATAGATCAGGCAAGAATGATAAAAGCTAATAATGAATAA
- a CDS encoding GNAT family N-acetyltransferase has protein sequence MEIRKLTPTDAENYRTIRLEALKNKPEAFSSSYEDEIDYSVEKYRGRFNNDHTYTFGAFKGDNLVGTVTLICETKKKIKHRATIVAMYVKPDQRKLGVGKALMNEAINKAKDLKEIEQIYLAVTAGNEFAKRLYTSLGFVTYGVDRNGLKIEDTYFDEELMVLEL, from the coding sequence ATGGAAATAAGAAAGCTAACCCCAACTGATGCAGAAAACTATAGAACCATTAGGTTGGAGGCATTGAAAAATAAACCGGAAGCATTCAGCTCTAGTTATGAAGATGAAATAGATTATTCAGTTGAAAAATATAGAGGAAGATTTAACAATGACCACACCTACACCTTTGGAGCTTTTAAAGGAGATAATCTGGTCGGTACGGTGACCTTAATATGTGAGACAAAGAAGAAAATCAAGCATAGAGCTACTATAGTAGCCATGTATGTGAAGCCTGATCAAAGAAAATTAGGCGTTGGAAAAGCTCTTATGAATGAAGCAATAAACAAGGCCAAAGATTTAAAGGAGATTGAACAAATCTATCTCGCAGTGACAGCGGGAAATGAATTTGCAAAGCGGTTATATACATCACTGGGTTTTGTTACATACGGAGTAGATAGAAATGGTTTGAAGATCGAAGACACCTATTTTGACGAAGAATTGATGGTTTTGGAGCTGTAA
- a CDS encoding group-specific protein, which produces MDEVNKHKLEEKDLELLHLVIDNLSRAVVDVTDPTGNYSIDYLEKKVVKAHSLLMKQG; this is translated from the coding sequence ATGGATGAAGTCAACAAACATAAGCTTGAGGAAAAAGATCTGGAATTGCTGCACCTAGTTATAGATAACTTATCAAGAGCTGTGGTTGATGTAACAGATCCCACTGGTAACTATTCAATAGATTATTTAGAAAAAAAAGTAGTAAAAGCTCACTCCCTTTTGATGAAACAGGGATAA
- a CDS encoding GntR family transcriptional regulator, translating into MELPIRLSKESREPIYHQIEEQIKALIAGGHLQKGSPLPSIRLLSKDLEISVITTRRAYQNLEHQGFIITTQGKGTFVAEVEETMKESVKIASVYQAIEKAVETARRHDYSLTEIEDIFQKVIRSFREKGE; encoded by the coding sequence ATGGAACTACCAATTCGCCTTTCAAAGGAATCGAGAGAGCCAATCTATCATCAAATTGAAGAGCAAATCAAAGCATTGATTGCAGGGGGACATTTGCAGAAGGGATCTCCTTTGCCATCCATTAGACTTTTATCTAAAGATTTAGAGATAAGTGTGATTACCACAAGGAGAGCTTATCAGAACTTGGAGCATCAAGGCTTCATTATAACGACTCAAGGCAAAGGGACTTTTGTAGCGGAAGTAGAAGAGACAATGAAGGAGTCCGTAAAAATCGCCTCTGTCTACCAAGCAATTGAAAAAGCAGTAGAAACTGCAAGAAGGCATGATTATTCCTTAACGGAAATAGAGGATATTTTTCAAAAAGTGATACGTTCATTTAGGGAAAAAGGAGAGTGA
- a CDS encoding WD40/YVTN/BNR-like repeat-containing protein produces the protein MFNRGSTAVLSTPDIPFLVAVKKSGIYSFEDGKWLLQYGLTQNIYKLVKLGRFIFGIGDYGTILRYDPYQKKWTHTTFSVPQRLWDITGNEQGLIVTHGGSKLYVSRNYGSSWTVVKPFASLNAPPLIRSLFFSDDYIYIGTQVNKKQGGVWKYSLLTRELKLVKREDNSMVSSIYISDRDSMLITKANVKTGEGSVEMRKADNSWICFKQPLSEKAFLDIFMANNRLHATTSRDEFGYSRIYEIHRESMTLIPIETVEGHGFRGAGFEDQLFISSPVESKWINNRYEVPSLLH, from the coding sequence ATGTTTAACAGAGGATCCACTGCTGTTTTATCTACACCTGATATTCCATTCCTTGTTGCAGTAAAAAAATCTGGCATCTATTCATTCGAGGATGGGAAATGGTTGTTGCAGTATGGCCTTACCCAAAACATCTATAAGCTTGTAAAATTGGGTAGATTTATTTTTGGCATTGGAGATTATGGGACCATCCTACGATATGATCCATATCAGAAAAAGTGGACCCATACCACATTTTCTGTACCTCAGCGATTATGGGATATAACTGGAAACGAACAAGGACTAATCGTAACACATGGTGGGAGTAAATTATATGTTTCCAGAAATTATGGTTCAAGCTGGACTGTCGTTAAGCCATTTGCATCTCTCAATGCACCCCCATTGATTAGGTCGCTCTTTTTTTCTGATGATTATATATACATTGGTACACAAGTAAATAAGAAGCAAGGGGGCGTATGGAAGTACTCTCTCTTAACAAGGGAATTGAAACTTGTAAAAAGAGAAGATAATTCCATGGTTTCATCGATTTATATTTCAGACAGGGACTCTATGCTCATTACAAAAGCAAACGTAAAGACTGGAGAAGGTTCTGTGGAAATGAGAAAAGCAGATAATTCGTGGATTTGTTTTAAACAGCCTCTTTCAGAGAAAGCGTTTTTGGATATATTCATGGCTAATAATAGATTGCATGCGACTACCAGCCGAGATGAATTCGGGTATTCGAGAATTTATGAGATACATAGAGAGAGTATGACATTGATTCCAATCGAGACTGTGGAAGGGCATGGATTTAGAGGAGCTGGCTTTGAAGACCAACTGTTTATTTCATCCCCAGTGGAAAGTAAATGGATCAACAACAGATATGAAGTTCCAAGCCTACTACATTGA
- a CDS encoding ATP-binding cassette domain-containing protein: protein MQHALVVEKVEKLIGDFEIGPITLKLEPGTITALVGDNGAGKSTLLKMIMRLVKKDSGRISVTGVADIDTEEQWKKNVSYMPQALTGVDPFTCQKIKELVSRWYPTWDESFFQHLVQEFDIPLGKKYGKLSQGVQQKLSVAMALAKDTEILLLDEPTSNMDILSKGKLMNELMKWMERGEKTVIVASHQVDDIKKLADYIAFMKKGDYLGIYEKEELIENYKKYWFKEPLPTFLIEGEIARNGDKVLVSENATKTDQHLFDEGIQWIDQQSLDLDEVITFKLT from the coding sequence ATGCAACATGCTTTAGTAGTTGAGAAAGTTGAAAAGCTTATTGGAGATTTTGAAATAGGGCCAATAACACTCAAATTAGAGCCTGGAACCATTACGGCTTTAGTGGGGGACAATGGTGCTGGGAAAAGCACTTTGTTAAAAATGATTATGAGGCTCGTAAAAAAGGATAGTGGGAGGATTTCTGTAACGGGGGTTGCTGATATTGACACGGAAGAGCAGTGGAAAAAGAACGTTTCTTATATGCCTCAAGCATTAACTGGAGTAGACCCTTTTACGTGCCAAAAAATCAAGGAACTTGTTTCTAGATGGTATCCTACATGGGATGAAAGCTTTTTTCAACATCTTGTTCAGGAGTTTGATATACCGTTAGGAAAAAAATACGGGAAACTTTCTCAAGGAGTACAACAGAAGTTGAGTGTGGCAATGGCTTTAGCGAAGGATACGGAAATCTTACTCTTGGATGAACCGACATCAAATATGGATATCCTCTCAAAAGGTAAGTTGATGAATGAACTGATGAAATGGATGGAAAGAGGAGAGAAAACTGTCATCGTGGCTAGCCATCAAGTGGATGACATCAAGAAACTGGCGGACTATATCGCGTTTATGAAAAAAGGGGACTATCTTGGTATATATGAAAAAGAAGAACTAATCGAAAACTATAAAAAGTACTGGTTCAAAGAGCCCCTCCCAACATTTCTCATCGAAGGGGAAATTGCAAGAAACGGTGATAAGGTATTGGTTTCGGAAAATGCGACCAAAACAGATCAACACCTTTTTGATGAAGGAATTCAATGGATAGATCAACAATCCTTGGATCTTGACGAAGTGATAACGTTCAAGCTAACTTAA
- a CDS encoding anti-sigma factor, whose protein sequence is MSQKCELVLDYFNGHLTQTEREEFEQHLATCPECQEELMELQDLLGDVALVSEQASPPPEMKKRILNNVFAEDVNSENVLVTPIASKKEVVDEPFNKTTASRKPWLTTLLAASLLLSLIGNGYLMLQNEEGAESAAEELKQPDNVVTLQPSDAAGSGFAALFQQEQALSVMIQTQDLPELSGNEVYQVWLLKDGSPIPAGDFTIDNQGKGYVFHNIEQTALEDWDTIAITLEPQSGNELPEGEIHLSAGL, encoded by the coding sequence ATGAGTCAGAAATGTGAGTTAGTGTTGGACTATTTCAATGGTCACCTAACACAAACAGAGAGAGAAGAATTCGAACAGCACTTAGCCACCTGTCCCGAATGTCAGGAAGAATTAATGGAACTTCAAGATCTGTTAGGAGATGTTGCCCTTGTGTCAGAGCAGGCCTCACCCCCACCAGAAATGAAGAAGCGAATTTTGAATAATGTATTTGCTGAAGATGTTAATTCAGAGAATGTTTTAGTTACACCTATAGCATCTAAAAAGGAAGTCGTTGATGAACCCTTTAATAAAACTACAGCTTCTAGGAAACCTTGGCTAACCACATTACTTGCCGCATCGCTATTGCTTTCATTGATTGGAAACGGCTACTTAATGTTGCAAAACGAGGAAGGAGCTGAGTCAGCTGCTGAGGAACTGAAACAACCTGATAACGTAGTAACATTGCAGCCATCAGATGCTGCCGGCAGCGGGTTTGCAGCACTTTTCCAACAAGAGCAGGCACTATCTGTCATGATCCAAACGCAGGACTTACCTGAGCTTAGTGGAAACGAAGTGTATCAGGTTTGGCTGTTGAAGGATGGTTCACCAATACCGGCTGGCGACTTTACTATTGATAATCAAGGTAAAGGATATGTGTTCCATAACATCGAACAGACTGCTTTGGAAGATTGGGATACCATTGCGATAACGTTGGAACCTCAGAGTGGGAATGAATTGCCTGAAGGGGAGATTCATTTATCTGCGGGGTTGTGA
- the glcT gene encoding glucose PTS transporter transcription antiterminator GlcT yields MRVKKVLNNNVLIAAHPEYNEVILTGKGIGFGKRTGEDISVESAEKFFVLRDQKEQQQYKQLLSYVDESFIGLMNECIERIEKRFEVRLNEHIHVGLTDHLYFAVKRIQQGLDIKNPFLTETELAYPKEYTVALEIVQWLNEKLGVSVPVGEVGFITLHIHSALTNRELSEVNKHTQLISRMVDVIEESLKISVDRADVNYLRLIRHFHASIERVQKDENRPENQEALAKVLQAEYPVCYNLAWKLIKIMQQNLHKPVPDAEAVYLTLHLQRLAKQ; encoded by the coding sequence ATGCGTGTAAAGAAAGTCTTGAATAACAATGTATTGATTGCTGCCCATCCCGAGTACAATGAAGTGATCCTGACAGGAAAAGGAATTGGCTTTGGGAAACGTACGGGTGAGGATATTTCCGTCGAGAGTGCGGAAAAGTTCTTTGTGCTGCGTGACCAGAAAGAGCAGCAACAATATAAACAGTTACTTAGTTATGTCGATGAGTCATTCATCGGGTTGATGAATGAATGTATAGAGAGAATAGAAAAACGTTTTGAGGTTCGGTTGAATGAACATATCCATGTCGGCTTGACGGACCATCTTTATTTTGCCGTAAAAAGAATTCAACAGGGGCTGGATATAAAAAATCCCTTCCTGACTGAAACGGAACTCGCCTACCCAAAAGAATATACGGTGGCACTTGAAATTGTCCAGTGGTTAAATGAGAAGCTTGGGGTCTCGGTTCCAGTGGGAGAAGTAGGGTTCATTACATTACACATCCATAGCGCGTTAACCAACCGTGAATTGTCTGAGGTTAACAAACATACACAGTTGATCAGCAGAATGGTGGATGTCATAGAGGAATCCCTGAAAATCTCTGTAGACCGGGCAGATGTAAACTACTTGAGACTCATTCGTCATTTTCACGCGTCGATTGAAAGGGTGCAAAAAGACGAGAACCGTCCTGAAAATCAGGAAGCGCTCGCAAAAGTGTTGCAAGCCGAATACCCTGTGTGCTACAATCTAGCATGGAAATTAATTAAAATTATGCAGCAGAACTTACACAAGCCAGTTCCAGATGCTGAGGCAGTTTACCTGACCCTACATTTGCAAAGGCTTGCAAAACAATAA
- a CDS encoding DUF4083 domain-containing protein has product MGDAIFQFVVFGLIILGSLSFTLFIRRLLINASYKNQRLKNIEQKLDIIIENMEKVDSSN; this is encoded by the coding sequence ATGGGCGATGCTATTTTTCAATTTGTTGTATTTGGACTTATTATACTTGGTAGTCTATCTTTCACTCTATTTATCCGAAGGCTGCTTATTAATGCATCTTACAAAAATCAAAGATTAAAGAACATCGAGCAAAAGTTAGACATTATAATAGAGAATATGGAGAAAGTAGATTCATCTAATTAA